Proteins found in one Magnolia sinica isolate HGM2019 chromosome 5, MsV1, whole genome shotgun sequence genomic segment:
- the LOC131247044 gene encoding serine/arginine-rich splicing factor SC35-like codes for MEEDLLRIFSRSGKLSDVFIPRDHSRLKSRGFTFVLFRYEQEAYNAAQCLNGRRVDGRIISIAKVKIQVGSPGAVRSRQPQPNPLSGPGSYSDRVKKLLPKSQDNPTGTKKNCSATAA; via the coding sequence ATGGAAGAAGACTTGCTTCGCATCTTCAGCAGATCTGGGAAGCTATCGGATGTCTTCATACCAAGGGATCACAGCCGCCTAAAGTCCAGAGGTTTCACCTTTGTTTTATTTCGATACGAACAAGAAGCTTACAATGCGGCTCAATGTCTAAATGGGAGGAGAGTTGATGGAAGGATCATCTCCATCGCCAAAGTGAAGATTCAAGTGGGTAGCCCAGGCGCAGTGAGGTCTCGCCAGCCACAACCGAACCCCCTCTCTGGCCCGGGTTCCTACTCAGATAGGGTGAAGAAATTGCTTCCTAAAAGCCAGGACAACCCCACGGGAACAAAGAAGAATTGTTCAGCCACTGCCGCATAG